The following DNA comes from Pseudophryne corroboree isolate aPseCor3 chromosome 8, aPseCor3.hap2, whole genome shotgun sequence.
tgccagcaggaatcactgtaaaataaaaaacctaagctaaactttctctaagcagctctttatgagagccacctagaattgcacccttctcggccgggcacaaaaatctaactggagtctggaggagggtcatagggggaggagccagtgcacaccacctgatctggaaaagctttactttttgtgccctgtctcctgcggagccgctattccccatggtcctttcaggaaccccagcatccactaggacgatagagaaacatatatacccccacagtgccagatacatatacgctccacagtgccagatacacatgtccacagagtgccagatacatatacgccccacagtgccagatacacatgtccacagagtgccagatacatatatgccccaaagtgccaggtacatatatgccccaaagtgccaggtacacatgcccccactgtgccagatatgcccccagtgccagatacacgacccCACAGcacttggagggaggggggggggggggggggggggacgtgtgTGACGGGCAGCAGTGGCCATGAGCTGAccaagccgcatgcggaggatggaaGAGCCgattgcggctcgagagccgcgggttggccaccgctgttttACCTGATAGTTTACACTCAACCCCCGATGTGTAGTGATTGGTGCAGGGCCTGTACATCTGCCGATCTCTGTCTGCGATCTCGCTCGCAGCGCCTGGTTTGGGTGGCAGAGCAGGGGCGGTGACGTGTAGGCGTTCCAAGGCCATGGTTTGGAAACAGATTTCCTGGCCCCACACGCCTGGAATAcatggccatcctgagtaacctgggagCAGTgccagactggggtatgaagggaccaccgggggaatacagtggtaggggcccatgtttaggggagtggtagtgaaaagtgtggagaaacagACCGGTGGAGAAgtagcccgtggcaaccaatcagcatctcccttatagatgaattgataaaggcttccttcaaagctgattggttgccaagggcaacttctccactggtcttttTCTCCACCCTTTTCATGAATACACGCCATAGGACGTTTTTATATAGAGGTTTTCATTAtttctgtattatttatttatgtattgtagTTGTGTGTTGTCATTGAATGTATgttgtttttatgtgttttatgtAAGTACGTGACGCGATAGTAAACCAGAGATTAATTCCTGGTGTACGGATGTATATTTGGCCAATACAGTTGATCCTGATGAGAACGGTCGacacagattttattgccaaaccaAGCCTTGTAagcaattgcccctttaaaaaaacgtccgaggtCATCCGGCATCCCGCACTTCCGGCGATCTCGGGcgccattacatcccaccccatAAGACGCATTTATATTCATGGAGTCAGATGTAATTCAGTCAAAGGACCACCCAGAATGCttaccgcgccccccccccccccttgagcatACTGAAATTGCGATCGCTAaaaatagggtagcctcctgctggcgcagcctggctgagtaggcccgccgccatttttgtgatcgcagcagctgtgtgtggcaTCACGCAGCTTCctgggaaatggagcgttgccgcaccatccccccgcgaacgcctctgtctgactgacaggcagaggcgttcactttTTCTGCAGGGCGCCCGCACATGCGCCCATGGGGCGGTCGTAAAAATTTCTGTTGGATCGCTATTTGCGAACCAACATGAATTAGCCCCTTATTCCCaaatacacaatatggcaggcttgTGCaaaatgctgaatcaggccctgtaactGGGAGACAGGCATCTGCCTACTCCACACGAATATGGCTGCCTTGCACACGATACGGGGACACTGGCTGcgacccctcctccctcctcctttgTTCTAATCTAATCAACCTACtcctgtaggccctcattccgagttgttcgctcgctagctgcttttagcagccgtgcaaacgctaagccgccgccctctgggagtgtatcttagcttagcagaagtgcgaacgaaaggatcgcagcgcggctacaaaaaaaaaaaattgtgcagtttcagactagctgcagacctactcctaccttgcgatcacttcagactatttagatcctgttttgacgtcacaaacacgccctgcgttcggccagccactcccccgtttccccatccactcctgcgtttttatctggcacacctgcgtttttcagcacactcccctaaaacggtcagttaccacccagaaacacccacttcctgtcaatcactcaacgatcagcagtgcgactgaaaagcgtcgctagagattgtgtaaaactgcatcggcttttgtgaaagtacgttgcacgtgcgcagtgcgtaccatacgcagaaatgccgattttttttttgcctgatcgctgtgctgcgaacaacagcagctagcgaacaactcggaatgacccccatagtctcctctCACTTCCCCCTTAGTATCCCTGCTGTGCCCCCATCAGCTTAGTGTCTCTATGAATTGGGATTTTCTTGCAGATTTTTATTTTCACCTTCATCATAAATAAAACATGAGTGAAAACGACCCTTATTTATTTCTGCCGTAATAGCTGCACAAAGCATACGACTCTCCATAGGATTTTATCACCAGACGACTGTGAAATCACAAACACATAAAGGCAGCAATTAAACATGTAAATATTCCCAGCGTGTACAGGTCTAAAACTCAACGGCAGGAGAATCTGAACAGAGGCAGAGTCCTGCCCGGTGAACACAAGGGGGCGCTGTTCTATAAAACCTTCCACAAGTAATGGTGAAAAAACAGATGATCCTTTTCTAGGACAGTCCAGAAGGTGGCAGCAAAGTCTGATAGGTTCCAGACGTTCCCTGCGCACCAGCCTGCGTCATCAttaggtttcagaatctccttctcTCCGTCACAGGGGACACTGCTGTGGGGTTTTACAGTATTCCAGATCGACGGCGACACTTGTAACGTAACTCTGAGAGACTACCAACACACATAAATACACTCATACACCTGCCGACACCTCCCAAGGCACAGGTGAGACCACGGTAACGCACTGTGGTAATTCACCCACTGTGAACTTTCCCCAATCCCATGCCCCTTAGTGGTTCACGGGTCCTATCGGAGAGGTCTCAGCCAGACCGCGCCTGAATCTCTTTCTTCCTGGCCAGCAGGGTGcggtattgcctgcgggtctcatcAATGCTGCTCTGTAGTGAGGTCACTTCAGCGCTGAGGGCGACACCTGAAGAGGAAGACAGAAACGGTGAGCGATCCCTGGGCTCGGCCGCGTTTCACGCAACTACCTATAAGAACCGTTACATGTGCCACCGACTGACCCTGGCGGAATGTGCTCTGTGCTTGCCGTAAACTCTGAGGAACCAGGACCCCAAACCAGCGCAGTGGGTCGTGAGAGGGCGGTGGCTTCGGCTTCTCGGTTTTCTCAGTCTTAGGGGGTTTTTGCGTCTCAGAAgtccctcggtgtctcagcactggGAGAGAATAGAAAGTCCTATTTTATTTTTGAATATATGGATTTTTCTTTATCGCTATTGAGATGAATATGGATTTGTTCCTCTGAAGAGGTCACTTCACTGAGCCTTCCTATATCTCACACACTTATTTCTCTTCCAAGCCTTTTCTCCAGTGATTCCAATCCTGGTTGTCCCCCTTACCCTAATTCTAGGACAGTCTCTGTGACctccccacactgccagactcattCCTCTACTGCTCCATCTTCCTCCTCCAGTTTTTGTCACCAATCCCCTTAATGATGTTCCCATCACCTTGTCACTTCTCCTGCCGACCTTCCTCATCCATTCCCTCCCTGCCAGGACCCTTTCTTCCCTTCCCGTATGTGTAATGGGGATCTCCTCCTCTGCCTCACCTCTGTGACCCATAGGATCTCCTGCTACTTTGCTCTTCTGGAACCCAACCCCCCTACTTATCCTGTTTAATCTGCTGGATCTTCTCTTTATTGTACCTACCTACACTCCATGGGTTCCAATCCCACCCTCTTCTTCTCTGTGTACAGTCAAGTCTCTTAACTAGTAGCTCTGAGAGCATATAGGTACATCTGTGAACTGTGGACCAAAAAGAATCATGAAGAACAGGCTTGCTACACAAACTCACCCTGATCTGCTGCTCCCACATCCTCCACCTCTAGAAGAGCTTCTGGTTTTTGGTCCTCAAACCGCCCGGGCTCAATGTGTTCAACATGAAAAGACCTTGCACCATCATCGTCTTCAGCGCTGGAATTACGTCAGACCCAGAAGAGGGAGACATGAGCAAAGGGAAGAGAGGGTTACATTCCCCCCAATATACCGTCATCACATATATattctgattctgagtcagacgcagTGACCCAATGTTTTAAGTCAGCCATAGGACTTGTGCAAAGTTTGATGGTGGTCCACAGAGACGGAAATGCACTGTCACAAAACGCTTCAAGTGTGCATCTCAGGTGTGACTGCGGCAAAAGATGCACCCCCGCAGGCCTCTGATTCAGAATCGGGCCcagtcctggccaacctgtggctccccagctgCTGTGAGACTACAAatgccagcatgcactgccacagttttagcattctctaccagcaaaactgtggcagggcatgttgggacttgtagtttcacaacagctgagagccacaggttggccaggcctggtcaggCACATAGGTTCCATATAAGATTTCCATAGATATAACAAAGCTGGAAGTCTCACCTGTCCCGGACACAGACAGAAGCCACCATATCCTGTGTGTACTGCAGAGAGGACACAAACTTATTCCCCATAGAATATCGAGACTGAGAGAGGAGGAACCATCCCTGGGGGGAAAAGAGAAAATCCACAGGCGTGGGCAGGTGATATTGTAAAGTGGACCTTACATGGAGTCAGCAGAAGCACACGTCTTGTCAGCTGAACCAGTATTCAGCATACCAATTCGCTAGGACCTAATGATATCACTGAGGCACGAGTGCCTTATACCTCAGCGATATCACAAATTCCTAGTGACTTGGTAGGCTGCATTCACATGGATGTTATATCCGTATGCCCACTGCACAGGTGACATGTGTAAATACTGACAGCGATTAGATGCACATAGCCATCACTCACCTTCTCGATGAGGCCGTTCAGACGCTCCCGCTTCTCCTGCAGGGTTTCCAGGTCTTCCATGAGCAGCAGGACCAGCTGATCCAGCCTCTGGCACACCTCGCTCAGCTTCTCTTCCGGAGCGGGTGCCATGCTCTAGAAGAGAAAGGGTACAGGCTGGCGATGAGAGACGTATCCTGGGCACCAGGACAATCCCTCTCTCCTCCAACCAGATTCTAGACCATGCAATGCTTCTCCTTCCACAACTTACATCTTCTGATGACCCAACCTACCAGACCAGTGTCACTGCAACCGTCTCCCCTTATCCGAGACCCTCAGTGAGGTATGTGACAGGTCCTATAGTCTGACACCTTCAGTGAGGTATGGGGGTAGGTGACAGGACTTATAGTCTGACACCCTCAATGAGGTAGGTGACAGGACCTATAGACTGACACCCTCAGTGAGGTATGGGGGTAGGTGACAGGACTTATAGTCTGACACCTTCAGTGAGGTATGAGGTAGGTGGCAGGTCCTATAGTGTGACACCCTCAGTGAGGTATGAGGTAGGTGACAGGACCTATAGACTGACACCGTCAGTGAGGTATGAGGTAGGTGACAGGTCCTATAGTCTGACACCGTCAGTGAGGTATGTGACAGGTCCTATAGTCTGACACCCTCAGTGAGGTATGTGGTAGGTGACAGGTCCTATAGTCTGACACCCTCAGTGAGGTATgaggtaggtgacatgggtgtcctATCCTCTCCCCCTACTTACTGCCCCTACCCGCCAGTGGAACCCTTCTTCGGCTCACCTTGTAGACTGGTATGTACTTGTCAAGTCATGTGACCAGTGACCGCCTCTAGCCCGGAAATACTAGTACATGTCATATGCCACTTCCGGGGGTGGCTCAGCAACGCGCCGCCATCTTTACTGAGGGCAGCTGTTCCCTGGCTCGGGATTGGTCAGTCGGGAGATCATTGTAGGGATCCTTCCTTCCTTTCCACGTGTGGGACCCAGGCAGCCGGTATCATGGTGAGTGTTGGGGACACATTGGGGGATAGCTGGGTGTGTGGTTGTCAGTGTGGTACTACAGAGCCCCTGTGCTCTCCAGTCATAGCACTGCGGGATAGTcccgggttatatatatatatatatatatatatatatatatatataatatatatacacacacacacatccaccacAGTGCTGCTTCTGCCAGCTCTCAGTATCAGGGGTTTCTATGTGTATAGTTATATCTGCCCAGTACTACTTCTCTCATATGCTCTGTAACTCTCAGTATCAGGGGGTTTTATGTGTAATGTATAGTTATATCTGCTCAGTACTACTTCTCTCATATACTCTGTCAGCTCTCAGTATCAGGGGTTTCTATGTGTATAGTTATATCTGCTCAGTACTACTTCTCTCATATACTCTGTCAGCTCTCAGTATCAGGGGTT
Coding sequences within:
- the CCDC115 gene encoding coiled-coil domain-containing protein 115; this encodes MAPAPEEKLSEVCQRLDQLVLLLMEDLETLQEKRERLNGLIEKGWFLLSQSRYSMGNKFVSSLQYTQDMVASVCVRDSAEDDDGARSFHVEHIEPGRFEDQKPEALLEVEDVGAADQVLRHRGTSETQKPPKTEKTEKPKPPPSHDPLRWFGVLVPQSLRQAQSTFRQGVALSAEVTSLQSSIDETRRQYRTLLARKKEIQARSG